Part of the Sinorhizobium sp. BG8 genome, CAGTTCAGTGTTCAGGATTTTTCCATCCTGCTGGAGAACCCGCAAGATGGCGCGATCGATAGAGTCGAGCTGCATTTGGCGTCAAAGTCCATGAATTTTCATCATCGTGGCATCCTATGCTAGTTTACCCTGAAATCACATCATGTTCGCAACCAAATGCCGCTGAACCTGCAATAAAACATATCGGGAAGGCGGGGCGGCCTTATCCTCCGCCAGCAATAGACGATCGGGGTTGTTGCGGCCTATGCGTGGGCGAGGCCGGCATGACCGATCCGATCAATGTTCTAACGATCGCGGTCATGGAATGTGCGCCGGGCTGCGTCCTGATAACGGTGATAGCGCCCGACTTTGTCACAGGGCAACCGGCCGATCTGATCGCGCTCGGGCTTACCACGCTTGCGGCGACCCGCATGCCGCTACTTCCGACGGTGATCATTTCCATCGTTTCAGCAGCGCTTCTCAGAAGCGTGCTGGCCTAACGGCTGTTTCCGGCCCGAAGGAGACGTAGGTTCGCCAAACCGAACGTATTCTGATAGGCTATGCGCACATCAAGCCGGGGCGTGCCATGTCGAACAATCCGCCTCAAAGTGGTTCGGCAGCGATGGAAGGTGGCGGGTTCTATAACCGTCATTCCGCGATGCAGGCGACCGGCATCGCTGCACTCCTTTCACTGTGGGAAGATGCATGCCGGACGGTCGATCTCGGACAAGGTCCAGCAACAATCGTTGACTTCGGTTCCTCGCAGGGCCGAAATTCGATGACCCCAATGCGTGTTGCGATTGACACGTTGCGAGCCAGGTTGGGACCATCCGTCCCCATTGAAATTGTCCACACCGATCTTCCATCGAACGACTTTCCGGCTCTGTTCGAGGCGCTTGTTTCAGATCCCAACAGCTACATGATCGGCGCTTCCGATGTGTTTCCTTTTGCAATTGGCAGATCGTATTTCACACCGTTGCTCCCTCCGCAACGAATGCATCTTGGCTGGACGACCTGGGCTCTACAGTGGATGAGTAGTAGCGCGATCAAGGCGCACGACCATATTCTCGCGGGAATGAGCGTTCTTCCATCTGTGGTTTCTGCCGTCGCCAAACAACAGGCTGGCGATTGGGAGTGCTTTCTGAAATTGAGGTCGGTGGAAATGCGGCCCGGTGCGAAACTCATTGCAGGCTTTACCGCCCGCACGGCGGCCGGCACCGGCTGGGAATGGCCCCTGGGGGAGCTTTGGTCAGCCGTCGTCGAAATGGGTGAAGATGGCTTGTTTTCGGAAGAAGAACTGAACCAACTCACGATACCAATCGGTCTGCGGACGTTGGAGGATATCAAAGCACCCTTCGTTCAATCCGAATATTTCGCAGACCTGCACCTGGAGCATCTCGATCTCATCAATGTGTCGGACCCTTTCTGGGAAGAATTCGAAAGGAGCGGTGACAAAGCGACATTCGCTAAGCATCATGCAGACATGATGCGAGCCTGGTCTGGCCCCGTGATCGCCAGTCTAATCGCAGAGCGCCGTAAAAGAACTGAGCTAGTCAACGAGTTGTTCTCCCGCTTGGAGAGCCGACTATCGGAAAATCCCAGACCCCATCAACCCTACATGGCCGCAGTGGTGTTGTCGAAACGACGCTAGCCAAGGCCGCTTAGGGGCGCGTTGCGGTCATCGACAATCGGCCGAACGCATGGTGATAGGCTGATCAGGCGAACGTTGGTGGCCGGAAAAGCGTGCGGCAATAGATGACCGGTCTTTGCCCTTTGCGGACATGATTGCCCATGGTAGGCCGCATCAGTCGCGTTCACAGGTCCCGAGTGGAGTGGAAATTGGAACAAGCCCTTGTAATTATCGACATGCAGATGCTGATGCAGCATCGTCTCGATGCGGGGCGCGATCACGTCCACGGTGATGCTCCGGCCAGGATCGCCGCTTTGGCTGCTGAGTTCCGCAGAACTGGTCAAAGGGTGATCCACGTTCGCCACAGCGATCCTGATCCAACATCCCCGATGCACCTTGGTTCACCCGCCCAACAGGTGATGCCCTGCGGAGAAGCGCTCGATGACGAGCCGGTTTTCGTCAAGACGACTTCGTCGCCTTTCGCCTCCACCGGGATGGAAAAGTATCTCCGCGACAATGGCATCGGCACTCTCGTCGTGACGGGCGCAGTTGCAGGTTTTTGCGTCAACACCACAGTTCGAGTTGGATCGGACCTCGGCTTCAAGATGATCGTCGTCCGGGATGCCGTCATGGGCTTTGACATGCCCGACGAGCAGCTATCCGCGCGTGCGATTTTCGATGTGACGATAGCTCATCTCAAATCCGACTTTGCGGAAATCATCGATAGCGATGCGATCGTGGCGGCCAGCTAGCCTACAACGAGCACTTTAGAGGGCTGCGACGCCCTCGATGCAAGTCGTAACGTCGCCACCGACCCAAATCTGATCTTTGACCAGCTCCACATGAACACGTCCTTGCCGTCCAAGGACGGTGCCCTGGCTGGCAATGTATGATGAAGGAGCGATGCCGTTACCAATCAACCATTGAGCGATGCCCGCATTCAAGCTGCCGGTTACCGGGTCTTCATAACCGGCCGCGCTAAAGGCACGCACCTCGAAATCCGCTTCCCGCCCATCCATTGTTGGATCCCAGGGTGCAACGACGCCGACCCGTAATCCGGACAGGACAGCGAAATCCGGGCGAAGTGCGAGGACGTCAGGCCGGGAGCGCAGCAGGACAGCGAGCCAGCCGGGGCCATTGTCCACCCAGTTGGCATCGGCGATGTCATCAGAGGTCAACCGCAGGCCCTTGAGAACTCGCGTCAGTGTGTCGGGTTCCACCGGGCCTGATTGCCGCAGTTCGGGAGCTTCAAAGGAAAGTCGTCCATTGTTGCGCCGAATGTGGATCAGTCCTGCCTCGCACTCCTGGACAATCTCGCCACTCTTTGGCTTTCCACCGGACGACAGCCATGCGTGGCAGCTCCCCAAAGTGGGGTGGCCCGCGAAGGGCAACTCAGCAACGGGTGTAAAGATGCGAACGCGGTAGTCGGCATCTGCCGACCTCGGCTGTAGAAGGAAAGTCGTTTCGCTAAGGTTCGTCCAGCGCGCGAAAGCAGCCATCTCAGGCGCTGTCAAGGAATCTGCTCCAATGACAACCGCCAGCGGATTGCCCAGCAAAGCTTTGGAGGAAAAGACATCAACCTGCTGGAATGGAAATTTTGCGATCCCGTTTCTCATGACGATGTCCTGACGCTCTTAAGGTACGCTCTTGAGCCACTCGGTGCGGATTGGTTGAAAGCCCGGTTTGCGGCAGAATTTGTCCCATTACAAAAGCTAGAGTAATCCGAAGAGCAGGCCAGACTGAGACGCCCTTAAGATAAGGCATGACATCCCCTCTACGAGGCCTGTGCCAAGCTCCACGCGTACGCACCAGCGCCAACCAATACGCGCGAAACACTCCAAACACATTCCGGTTCTTGGCAGGCTTGTCTCGGCTGAAAGACTTGCCTCGGCGACTGCTCGTGGCCCGGAGCGGACGTTCGGAACTCAGGTTTGCCTTTGTTCAGGCCGCTCGGAGGGCTGGGAGGTCGCCATCGCTCAAGGCGGCCATGTTGCGTTCGATTTTTTCTATCGGCCAGTCCCACCAGGCAATACCGAGAAGCTCCGTGATAACCTCCTCGGGATAACGCATCCGGATGACTGTTGCCGGGTTTCCTCCAACCACCGCATAGGGCGGAACGTTGCGAGCAACGACCGAAGCGGCGGCAACAATTGCGCCTGCGCCGATATGCACACCCGGCATGATAGCTGCGTCATGACCGATCCATACATCGTGGCCAACAACGGTATCCCTTGTTGGCAAATCCTTGTAGCCGAAGGTCTCTGGCTTGAAGATACGGAATGGATAGGTACTGAAACCGGTCATGGGATGGTTGGCCGAACTGGTTATGAAGTAGCTTCCCCGTGCAATCTGCACAAACTTGCCGATAACCAGCCGTTCGCGAACGCCATGGCCGAGATAGGGGGCCAATATCTGGGCTGTGTCTTCAGGCTTTCCGGAATGGGTGTAATAGCTGTATTCGCCGACCTCGATGCGCGGATGATCGATGACGTTCTTCAGATAGACCGTATCGCGATAGACGGTGCCATCGGGCAAGGTGATGGGATGAATGGCCTCGGCATCGAGAAGCGGCATGGAAATCCCTTAAATGAAGGCGACAGCAAAGAATTATGTCGGGCAGGCTAGCGTCGTAGCGCGTTACAATCCATGGCAGCATTCAAATGCTGTCATGAAACATCTGAATGGACGCAGCGACATCGATAAGCGTACGCGATGATTGCCATGAGGCGCGAAGTGGGGGAACGAAGTGATCGATGGACAATTCGAATGGCCCGCAGCATGACAGGCAACGGGCCAAGCGTTGGTTATTTCACCTTCACGAGATCATCCGGCTTCCACGTCTGGTCGTAGAATTCTGTTCCAGTCCCGTACAGACGAACCGTGGCGAGGAAGTTGCGTCCCTCGACCGTCTGGATGAAGTTCGTGTCTGGCGCATCCGCAGGCTTGCTTGGCCCGAACCACAGGTCGATCGAACCGTCGTCATTCATCTTGACGCTGTTGAAGGCGTTGATCGAAGGCAGGAGTTGCGGCGTCTCAGGCATTGTTCCGTCGGTGATGTCGTAGGCCGTTACGGCCCAGAACAGCTTGGCAGGAGGGTTCGCCGGCAGATGCAGCTTGTAGGCCTTCGAACCGTCGAGGAAATCACCGTCGGCATCCCGTAAAGTGGTGGGATACTTCGAACCTGCATCGATCGTTCGCATGACCATGGCTGGCGCGGACGAATAGGCGACCTGGAAGTAGGTCGCTCGCTGGTTCACGTCGATGTAGCTGTCTTGCAGCCACTCCGCCGTCGCACCGCCCCAGACGTTCTCATACTGCCGGTCCGTGTAATACTTGTTCCGACCATCGGGGCGGCCAGTCTGGCGAAGCGCCATGATCATCTTCGGCGCAGTCTCGACAGCTTTCTTGAGTAGTTCCTGCTGTTTCTGGCTTGGCTCGAAGGGCTTACCCTTGACGATGCCGATGGAGGCCAGAACGCCACGCAACTCCGGATCGATAGCCGCAACGGGTTCGTGATCGACAAACTCCTTCAGCTTGGTCCAGTAAGCGTTGTCGACCGGGTACATCATGTTGATCCGTTTGCCCGAACCGTTCGGGAACTCCATCGGCTTGACGTCCTTCTCCGATGCGAAGAGCGGATAGATGCGGGTCCGTTCGGCAAGTGCGACCGCTGGGGCTGGATCAGGACCATTCGCGCCCTTTGTCATGATGGTGCGGAAGAACAGGAAGACGTTGTAGGTCGGCGACTTGAAGGTGAAGTAGCCCTTGGGAACCTCGCCGTCGTAGTCTGGCGGTAAGAGAAGATAGAGGCCACCGCCAGCGCGATCGGGCCCGATCGCACCGACATCGGTGATTGTCCGCTGGAAGAAATCCGTGAACATGCCGATGACGTTCGGCGGTGCCGCGATCACCAGCGGCCCGGTTTCCTTCAGGTCCAGATAGTTCATGGAGTAAATCACGTCGGCGTTGGGCGTCGGCACCCAGGCGCGGCTGTCCATCCGGTCTTTCCAGATCGGCAGCACATTGTAACCTGCCCCGAAGGTCGCCTCGGAACCGTCGCGCATGCCGATGACATTCAGAGCCGGCAGCATCGTCATGTAGGCCTGGATTGCGCGCTGGTAGTAAAGCTCTTCCAGCAAGGCCTCAGCCTCCGCCTGTTCCAGCCATTTGCCCTTATTGATCTGCTCGACCAGCGGAGGTGCTTTGCCCTCCTGGGCATGCGCGAGTGGGACTGAAAATGCGGTCGCTGCAATGACGGAAGCGACAGCGGTATGCAAACGCCATTTCAACATCGCCTGAGCTCCTGGGATTTCGACTTGGCCGAGCAGGGTGCCACAGCCATCTACCAACTTAGGAGCGAGTTGATAAAAGTCACGTCACGAGAAACGAAATTTGCCCAGGACTCCTCCTGGCGCTTAGCGGACGAACGTGGACGCTCGTATCGGGCCGATTGCTGCCAGCGCGTGGCGGCAATTTGCCGAGTTTGTGCCCCGCATCGGCGCCTATGCCGAAAAACAGACGCCTGATGCTTCAGGGTCGGCTCATCGCGCTCTGATTGCGGCTTTGAACCATCGGATGTAGTCTCCGGATCGACACTTCGAAAAGCTCCAGAACGCGATGTCAGGTTGAATGGAGAACGTTGTTTGGTCCCCTCAATTCTCG contains:
- a CDS encoding CatB-related O-acetyltransferase, which codes for MPLLDAEAIHPITLPDGTVYRDTVYLKNVIDHPRIEVGEYSYYTHSGKPEDTAQILAPYLGHGVRERLVIGKFVQIARGSYFITSSANHPMTGFSTYPFRIFKPETFGYKDLPTRDTVVGHDVWIGHDAAIMPGVHIGAGAIVAAASVVARNVPPYAVVGGNPATVIRMRYPEEVITELLGIAWWDWPIEKIERNMAALSDGDLPALRAA
- a CDS encoding isochorismatase family protein, whose amino-acid sequence is MVGRISRVHRSRVEWKLEQALVIIDMQMLMQHRLDAGRDHVHGDAPARIAALAAEFRRTGQRVIHVRHSDPDPTSPMHLGSPAQQVMPCGEALDDEPVFVKTTSSPFASTGMEKYLRDNGIGTLVVTGAVAGFCVNTTVRVGSDLGFKMIVVRDAVMGFDMPDEQLSARAIFDVTIAHLKSDFAEIIDSDAIVAAS
- a CDS encoding DUF1254 domain-containing protein — protein: MLKWRLHTAVASVIAATAFSVPLAHAQEGKAPPLVEQINKGKWLEQAEAEALLEELYYQRAIQAYMTMLPALNVIGMRDGSEATFGAGYNVLPIWKDRMDSRAWVPTPNADVIYSMNYLDLKETGPLVIAAPPNVIGMFTDFFQRTITDVGAIGPDRAGGGLYLLLPPDYDGEVPKGYFTFKSPTYNVFLFFRTIMTKGANGPDPAPAVALAERTRIYPLFASEKDVKPMEFPNGSGKRINMMYPVDNAYWTKLKEFVDHEPVAAIDPELRGVLASIGIVKGKPFEPSQKQQELLKKAVETAPKMIMALRQTGRPDGRNKYYTDRQYENVWGGATAEWLQDSYIDVNQRATYFQVAYSSAPAMVMRTIDAGSKYPTTLRDADGDFLDGSKAYKLHLPANPPAKLFWAVTAYDITDGTMPETPQLLPSINAFNSVKMNDDGSIDLWFGPSKPADAPDTNFIQTVEGRNFLATVRLYGTGTEFYDQTWKPDDLVKVK
- a CDS encoding class I SAM-dependent methyltransferase, encoding MSNNPPQSGSAAMEGGGFYNRHSAMQATGIAALLSLWEDACRTVDLGQGPATIVDFGSSQGRNSMTPMRVAIDTLRARLGPSVPIEIVHTDLPSNDFPALFEALVSDPNSYMIGASDVFPFAIGRSYFTPLLPPQRMHLGWTTWALQWMSSSAIKAHDHILAGMSVLPSVVSAVAKQQAGDWECFLKLRSVEMRPGAKLIAGFTARTAAGTGWEWPLGELWSAVVEMGEDGLFSEEELNQLTIPIGLRTLEDIKAPFVQSEYFADLHLEHLDLINVSDPFWEEFERSGDKATFAKHHADMMRAWSGPVIASLIAERRKRTELVNELFSRLESRLSENPRPHQPYMAAVVLSKRR
- a CDS encoding PhzF family phenazine biosynthesis protein — encoded protein: MRNGIAKFPFQQVDVFSSKALLGNPLAVVIGADSLTAPEMAAFARWTNLSETTFLLQPRSADADYRVRIFTPVAELPFAGHPTLGSCHAWLSSGGKPKSGEIVQECEAGLIHIRRNNGRLSFEAPELRQSGPVEPDTLTRVLKGLRLTSDDIADANWVDNGPGWLAVLLRSRPDVLALRPDFAVLSGLRVGVVAPWDPTMDGREADFEVRAFSAAGYEDPVTGSLNAGIAQWLIGNGIAPSSYIASQGTVLGRQGRVHVELVKDQIWVGGDVTTCIEGVAAL